The Etheostoma cragini isolate CJK2018 chromosome 5, CSU_Ecrag_1.0, whole genome shotgun sequence genome contains a region encoding:
- the LOC117945265 gene encoding proline-, glutamic acid- and leucine-rich protein 1-like, protein MPLWFSSNPPREDMSVEDIEEEIEEEIEGEIEEEIEEEIEEYAEEDRMKEVQDQPSVSNSEDYSYSSFSETEESAITEKLAGLHKALEKEKRANAALEEALKKK, encoded by the exons ATGCCTTTATGGTTCTCAAGTAATCCTCCCCGTGAGGACATGTCTGTTGAAGACATCGAAGAGGAGATTGAGGAGGAGATTGAGGGGGAGATCGAGGAGGAGATCGAGGAGGAGATTGAGGAGTATGCAGAGGAAGATAGGATGAAGGAGGTTCAGGATCAGCCCTCTGTCTCCAACAGTGAAGACTACTCCTACAGTTCCTTCTCAGag ACGGAGGAATCTGCGATAACTGAGAAATTAGCTGGTCTTCACAAAGCcctagaaaaagagaaaagagccAACGCTGCTCTTGAAGAAGCCTTGAAGAAGAAATAA